In Crassostrea angulata isolate pt1a10 chromosome 6, ASM2561291v2, whole genome shotgun sequence, a genomic segment contains:
- the LOC128190621 gene encoding protein hairy-like: MEGSEKIPDVSSTASETRKNSKPVMEKKRRARINASLAELKSLLLDVMKSEGTRQNKMEKADILEMTVRHLRQLQRQQFSALNATDPVVINKYRLGFNECASEVSKYLSNTDGLNAEFRARLLNHLANVTMNVEPEENKDLSPKSSTMNRTNYNAPYPIKTNNLNVVHSNTGSPLKVKGNPVQISNSIATDGLQNFEKNNNAQKLENVVCTEQNVTSKVIHGVHTFPTQMSSGEVAFIIPAANMLQYGAIPNYVIPVIQPQGAIQIATSSSNIIQAQQTMPIAYSGTTSTPHSIVSSVVPNTSFITSTNNTMNLPVGLVSSENGAFVVQHREQSPQFTSLPVTTNHTQVTHVQDIDLSSNNNNKVNEGESPFRSRGIVPSIKPRNPPRELDKSDPMWRPW; encoded by the exons ATGGAGGGTTCAGAAAAAATCCCCGATGTGTCCTCCACAGCATCGGAAACCAGAAAA AACTCGAAACCTGTAATGGAAAAGAAAAGAAGAGCGAGAATAAATGCTAGTTTGGCGGAATTGAAATCCCTTTTATTGGATGTAATGAAATCTGAG ggCACTCGCCAAAATAAAATGGAGAAAGCTGATATATTGGAAATGACGGTTCGTCATCTACGGCAATTACAACGACAACAGTTTTCTG cATTAAATGCCACGGATCCTGTTGTGATTAATAAATATCGACTTGGCTTTAACGAGTGTGCTAGTGAAGTTAGCAAATACCTATCCAATACAGACGGATTAAATGCAGAATTTCGAGCCCGACTTTTAAATCATCTGGCAAATGTAACCATGAATGTAGAACCGGAAGAAAACAAGGATTTATCACCAAAGTCTTCTACCATGAACAGAACTAATTACAATGCCCCTTACCctataaaaacaaacaacttAAACGTCGTTCATTCCAACACCGGAAGTCCTTTAAAGGTGAAAGGGAATCCTGTTCAAATCTCAAATAGTATAGCAACAGATGGTTTacaaaattttgagaaaaataacaATGCACAGAAACTAGAAAATGTGGTCTGTACTGAACAAAATGTTACTTCAAAAGTAATCCATGGTGTTCACACTTTCCCAACACAGATGTCTTCTGGAGAAGTTGCATTCATTATTCCTGCAGCCAATATGTTGCAGTACGGAGCAATACCAAATTACGTCATCCCTGTAATACAGCCCCAGGGCGCCATTCAGATCGCCACCTCGTCCAGTAACATCATTCAAGCTCAGCAGACAATGCCGATCGCATACTCAGGGACTACATCTACGCCTCACAGCATCGTTTCTTCTGTGGTTCCAAATACAAGCTTCATAACATCCACAAACAACACTATGAACCTACCTGTCGGTTTAGTATCGTCTGAAAATGGAGCTTTTGTGGTACAACATCGCGAGCAATCTCCCCAATTCACGTCACTTCCTGTTACAACTAATCATACGCAAGTCACTCACGTGCAGGATATTGACTTGTCTTCAAACAATAATAACAAAGTGAATGAAGGGGAATCACCATTTAGATCCCGTGGAATAGTGCCTTCTATCAAACCTCGGAACCCACCACGAGAACTAGACAAATCAGACCCAATGTGGAGACCATGGTGA